In Odontesthes bonariensis isolate fOdoBon6 chromosome 20, fOdoBon6.hap1, whole genome shotgun sequence, a genomic segment contains:
- the pdha1b gene encoding pyruvate dehydrogenase E1 subunit alpha 1b isoform X4: protein MKSMLAIISNALCRITGKNVGAQTVSEGGRVVVARSFADFTPQATFDIKKCDLHNLEEGPPLKAELTREQGLQYYQTMQMVRRMELKADQLYKQKIIRGFCHLYDGQEACAAGIEAAINPSDHLITAYRAHGYTYTRGVPVKEILAELTGRKGGVAKGKGGSMHMYAPHFYGGNGIVGAQVPLGAGIALACQYQGNNQVCVTLYGDGAANQGQIFETYNMAALWKLPCIFICENNKYGMGTSVERAAASTDYYKRGDYIPGIRVDGMDVLCVREATKFAADHCRAGKGPIVMELQTYRYHGHSMSDPGVSYRTREEIQEVRSKSDPISMLKERMLNNNMASVEEFKKMDIAIRKEVDEATLFATSDPEPPLDELCNHIFSNSPPLEVRGTNPWSKLKSVS from the exons ATGAAAAGCATGTTGGCCATTATCTCTAACGCACTTTGTAGGATCACTGGCAAGAATGTG GGAGCCCAAACGGTATCGGAG GGTGGCCGAGTCGTCGTCGCCCGATCTTTTGCCGACTTCACTCCTCAGGCGACCTTTGACATCAAG AAATGCGACCTGCACAACCTGGAGGAGGGTCCTCCGCTGAAGGCGGAGCTGACCAGAGAGCAGGGCCTGCAGTATTACCAAACCATGCAGATGGTGAGGCGAATGGAGCTCAAAGCTGATCAGCTCTACAAGCAGAAGATCATCAGGGGCTTCTGTCACCTCTATGATGGACAG GAAGCGTGCGCTGCTGGCATTGAGGCCGCCATCAACCCCTCTGATCATCTGATCACAGCCTATCGCGCACATGGATACACGTACACCCGCGGCGTGCCGGTCAAGGAGATCCTGGCCGAGCTCACGG gccgtaaAGGCGGCGTGGCCAAAGGGAAGGGGGGCTCGATGCACATGTACGCTCCACATTTCTATGGTGGCAACGGCATTGTGGGCGCACAG GTGCCCCTGGGGGCAGGTATCGCTCTCGCCTGCCAGTACCAAGGCAACAATCAGGTGTGTGTCACGCTGTACGGAGACGGAGCAGCCAATCAG GGTCAGATCTTTGAGACGTACAACATGGCCGCTCTGTGGAAGCTGCCGTGCATTTTCATCTGCGAGAACAACAAATACGGCATGGGGACGTCTGTGGAGAGGGCCGCCGCCAGCACCGACTACTACAAGAGAGGAGACTATATACCAGGAATCAGA GTGGATGGGATGGACGTCCTGTGTGTCAGGGAGGCCACAAAGTTTGCTGCAGATCACTGCAGAGCTGGAAAG GGTCCCATCGTGATGGAGCTGCAGACGTACCGCTACCATGGCCACAGCATGAGTGACCCAGGCGTCAG CTACCGGACTCGTGAGGAGATTCAGGAGGTTCGCAGCAAAAGTGACCCCATCTCCATGCTGAAGGAGCGCATgctcaacaacaacatggcGTCTGTAGAGGAGTTCAAG AAAATGGACATCGCGATCCGTAAGGAGGTGGATGAGGCGACTCTGTTCGCCACGTCTGACCCGGAGCCGCCGCTGGACGAGCTTTGTAACCATATCTTCTCCAACAGCCCACCGCTGGAGGTCCGCGGGACAAACCCCTGGTCCAAACTGAAGTCCGTCAGCTAG
- the pdha1b gene encoding pyruvate dehydrogenase E1 subunit alpha 1b isoform X5: MKSMLAIISNALCRITGKNVGGRVVVARSFADFTPQATFDIKKCDLHNLEEGPPLKAELTREQGLQYYQTMQMVRRMELKADQLYKQKIIRGFCHLYDGQEACAAGIEAAINPSDHLITAYRAHGYTYTRGVPVKEILAELTGRKGGVAKGKGGSMHMYAPHFYGGNGIVGAQVPLGAGIALACQYQGNNQVCVTLYGDGAANQGQIFETYNMAALWKLPCIFICENNKYGMGTSVERAAASTDYYKRGDYIPGIRVDGMDVLCVREATKFAADHCRAGKGPIVMELQTYRYHGHSMSDPGVSYRTREEIQEVRSKSDPISMLKERMLNNNMASVEEFKKMDIAIRKEVDEATLFATSDPEPPLDELCNHIFSNSPPLEVRGTNPWSKLKSVS, encoded by the exons ATGAAAAGCATGTTGGCCATTATCTCTAACGCACTTTGTAGGATCACTGGCAAGAATGTG GGTGGCCGAGTCGTCGTCGCCCGATCTTTTGCCGACTTCACTCCTCAGGCGACCTTTGACATCAAG AAATGCGACCTGCACAACCTGGAGGAGGGTCCTCCGCTGAAGGCGGAGCTGACCAGAGAGCAGGGCCTGCAGTATTACCAAACCATGCAGATGGTGAGGCGAATGGAGCTCAAAGCTGATCAGCTCTACAAGCAGAAGATCATCAGGGGCTTCTGTCACCTCTATGATGGACAG GAAGCGTGCGCTGCTGGCATTGAGGCCGCCATCAACCCCTCTGATCATCTGATCACAGCCTATCGCGCACATGGATACACGTACACCCGCGGCGTGCCGGTCAAGGAGATCCTGGCCGAGCTCACGG gccgtaaAGGCGGCGTGGCCAAAGGGAAGGGGGGCTCGATGCACATGTACGCTCCACATTTCTATGGTGGCAACGGCATTGTGGGCGCACAG GTGCCCCTGGGGGCAGGTATCGCTCTCGCCTGCCAGTACCAAGGCAACAATCAGGTGTGTGTCACGCTGTACGGAGACGGAGCAGCCAATCAG GGTCAGATCTTTGAGACGTACAACATGGCCGCTCTGTGGAAGCTGCCGTGCATTTTCATCTGCGAGAACAACAAATACGGCATGGGGACGTCTGTGGAGAGGGCCGCCGCCAGCACCGACTACTACAAGAGAGGAGACTATATACCAGGAATCAGA GTGGATGGGATGGACGTCCTGTGTGTCAGGGAGGCCACAAAGTTTGCTGCAGATCACTGCAGAGCTGGAAAG GGTCCCATCGTGATGGAGCTGCAGACGTACCGCTACCATGGCCACAGCATGAGTGACCCAGGCGTCAG CTACCGGACTCGTGAGGAGATTCAGGAGGTTCGCAGCAAAAGTGACCCCATCTCCATGCTGAAGGAGCGCATgctcaacaacaacatggcGTCTGTAGAGGAGTTCAAG AAAATGGACATCGCGATCCGTAAGGAGGTGGATGAGGCGACTCTGTTCGCCACGTCTGACCCGGAGCCGCCGCTGGACGAGCTTTGTAACCATATCTTCTCCAACAGCCCACCGCTGGAGGTCCGCGGGACAAACCCCTGGTCCAAACTGAAGTCCGTCAGCTAG
- the pdha1b gene encoding pyruvate dehydrogenase E1 subunit alpha 1b isoform X1, whose protein sequence is MKSMLAIISNALCRITGKNVGAQTVSELLIDLSEYVSLTSSAAPALAQTQRQPPKPPPVSTRASAAQLVSAQTDQLDRPGGRVVVARSFADFTPQATFDIKKCDLHNLEEGPPLKAELTREQGLQYYQTMQMVRRMELKADQLYKQKIIRGFCHLYDGQEACAAGIEAAINPSDHLITAYRAHGYTYTRGVPVKEILAELTGRKGGVAKGKGGSMHMYAPHFYGGNGIVGAQVPLGAGIALACQYQGNNQVCVTLYGDGAANQGQIFETYNMAALWKLPCIFICENNKYGMGTSVERAAASTDYYKRGDYIPGIRVDGMDVLCVREATKFAADHCRAGKGPIVMELQTYRYHGHSMSDPGVSYRTREEIQEVRSKSDPISMLKERMLNNNMASVEEFKKMDIAIRKEVDEATLFATSDPEPPLDELCNHIFSNSPPLEVRGTNPWSKLKSVS, encoded by the exons ATGAAAAGCATGTTGGCCATTATCTCTAACGCACTTTGTAGGATCACTGGCAAGAATGTG GGAGCCCAAACGGTATCGGAG CTGCTGATTGACCTGTCAGAGTACGTCAGTCTAACATCATCGGCGGCGCCCGCCTTGGCACAGACCCAGCGGCAACCACCTAAACCACCACCAGTCAGTACTAGAGCGTCTGCTGCACAGTTAGTTAGCGCCCAGACCGACCAGCTAGACAGACCA GGTGGCCGAGTCGTCGTCGCCCGATCTTTTGCCGACTTCACTCCTCAGGCGACCTTTGACATCAAG AAATGCGACCTGCACAACCTGGAGGAGGGTCCTCCGCTGAAGGCGGAGCTGACCAGAGAGCAGGGCCTGCAGTATTACCAAACCATGCAGATGGTGAGGCGAATGGAGCTCAAAGCTGATCAGCTCTACAAGCAGAAGATCATCAGGGGCTTCTGTCACCTCTATGATGGACAG GAAGCGTGCGCTGCTGGCATTGAGGCCGCCATCAACCCCTCTGATCATCTGATCACAGCCTATCGCGCACATGGATACACGTACACCCGCGGCGTGCCGGTCAAGGAGATCCTGGCCGAGCTCACGG gccgtaaAGGCGGCGTGGCCAAAGGGAAGGGGGGCTCGATGCACATGTACGCTCCACATTTCTATGGTGGCAACGGCATTGTGGGCGCACAG GTGCCCCTGGGGGCAGGTATCGCTCTCGCCTGCCAGTACCAAGGCAACAATCAGGTGTGTGTCACGCTGTACGGAGACGGAGCAGCCAATCAG GGTCAGATCTTTGAGACGTACAACATGGCCGCTCTGTGGAAGCTGCCGTGCATTTTCATCTGCGAGAACAACAAATACGGCATGGGGACGTCTGTGGAGAGGGCCGCCGCCAGCACCGACTACTACAAGAGAGGAGACTATATACCAGGAATCAGA GTGGATGGGATGGACGTCCTGTGTGTCAGGGAGGCCACAAAGTTTGCTGCAGATCACTGCAGAGCTGGAAAG GGTCCCATCGTGATGGAGCTGCAGACGTACCGCTACCATGGCCACAGCATGAGTGACCCAGGCGTCAG CTACCGGACTCGTGAGGAGATTCAGGAGGTTCGCAGCAAAAGTGACCCCATCTCCATGCTGAAGGAGCGCATgctcaacaacaacatggcGTCTGTAGAGGAGTTCAAG AAAATGGACATCGCGATCCGTAAGGAGGTGGATGAGGCGACTCTGTTCGCCACGTCTGACCCGGAGCCGCCGCTGGACGAGCTTTGTAACCATATCTTCTCCAACAGCCCACCGCTGGAGGTCCGCGGGACAAACCCCTGGTCCAAACTGAAGTCCGTCAGCTAG
- the pdha1b gene encoding pyruvate dehydrogenase E1 subunit alpha 1b isoform X2 translates to MKSMLAIISNALCRITGKNVLLIDLSEYVSLTSSAAPALAQTQRQPPKPPPVSTRASAAQLVSAQTDQLDRPGGRVVVARSFADFTPQATFDIKKCDLHNLEEGPPLKAELTREQGLQYYQTMQMVRRMELKADQLYKQKIIRGFCHLYDGQEACAAGIEAAINPSDHLITAYRAHGYTYTRGVPVKEILAELTGRKGGVAKGKGGSMHMYAPHFYGGNGIVGAQVPLGAGIALACQYQGNNQVCVTLYGDGAANQGQIFETYNMAALWKLPCIFICENNKYGMGTSVERAAASTDYYKRGDYIPGIRVDGMDVLCVREATKFAADHCRAGKGPIVMELQTYRYHGHSMSDPGVSYRTREEIQEVRSKSDPISMLKERMLNNNMASVEEFKKMDIAIRKEVDEATLFATSDPEPPLDELCNHIFSNSPPLEVRGTNPWSKLKSVS, encoded by the exons ATGAAAAGCATGTTGGCCATTATCTCTAACGCACTTTGTAGGATCACTGGCAAGAATGTG CTGCTGATTGACCTGTCAGAGTACGTCAGTCTAACATCATCGGCGGCGCCCGCCTTGGCACAGACCCAGCGGCAACCACCTAAACCACCACCAGTCAGTACTAGAGCGTCTGCTGCACAGTTAGTTAGCGCCCAGACCGACCAGCTAGACAGACCA GGTGGCCGAGTCGTCGTCGCCCGATCTTTTGCCGACTTCACTCCTCAGGCGACCTTTGACATCAAG AAATGCGACCTGCACAACCTGGAGGAGGGTCCTCCGCTGAAGGCGGAGCTGACCAGAGAGCAGGGCCTGCAGTATTACCAAACCATGCAGATGGTGAGGCGAATGGAGCTCAAAGCTGATCAGCTCTACAAGCAGAAGATCATCAGGGGCTTCTGTCACCTCTATGATGGACAG GAAGCGTGCGCTGCTGGCATTGAGGCCGCCATCAACCCCTCTGATCATCTGATCACAGCCTATCGCGCACATGGATACACGTACACCCGCGGCGTGCCGGTCAAGGAGATCCTGGCCGAGCTCACGG gccgtaaAGGCGGCGTGGCCAAAGGGAAGGGGGGCTCGATGCACATGTACGCTCCACATTTCTATGGTGGCAACGGCATTGTGGGCGCACAG GTGCCCCTGGGGGCAGGTATCGCTCTCGCCTGCCAGTACCAAGGCAACAATCAGGTGTGTGTCACGCTGTACGGAGACGGAGCAGCCAATCAG GGTCAGATCTTTGAGACGTACAACATGGCCGCTCTGTGGAAGCTGCCGTGCATTTTCATCTGCGAGAACAACAAATACGGCATGGGGACGTCTGTGGAGAGGGCCGCCGCCAGCACCGACTACTACAAGAGAGGAGACTATATACCAGGAATCAGA GTGGATGGGATGGACGTCCTGTGTGTCAGGGAGGCCACAAAGTTTGCTGCAGATCACTGCAGAGCTGGAAAG GGTCCCATCGTGATGGAGCTGCAGACGTACCGCTACCATGGCCACAGCATGAGTGACCCAGGCGTCAG CTACCGGACTCGTGAGGAGATTCAGGAGGTTCGCAGCAAAAGTGACCCCATCTCCATGCTGAAGGAGCGCATgctcaacaacaacatggcGTCTGTAGAGGAGTTCAAG AAAATGGACATCGCGATCCGTAAGGAGGTGGATGAGGCGACTCTGTTCGCCACGTCTGACCCGGAGCCGCCGCTGGACGAGCTTTGTAACCATATCTTCTCCAACAGCCCACCGCTGGAGGTCCGCGGGACAAACCCCTGGTCCAAACTGAAGTCCGTCAGCTAG
- the pdha1b gene encoding pyruvate dehydrogenase E1 subunit alpha 1b isoform X3: MKSMLAIISNALCRITGKNVGAQTVSELLIDLSEYVSLTSSAAPALAQTQRQPPKPPPGGRVVVARSFADFTPQATFDIKKCDLHNLEEGPPLKAELTREQGLQYYQTMQMVRRMELKADQLYKQKIIRGFCHLYDGQEACAAGIEAAINPSDHLITAYRAHGYTYTRGVPVKEILAELTGRKGGVAKGKGGSMHMYAPHFYGGNGIVGAQVPLGAGIALACQYQGNNQVCVTLYGDGAANQGQIFETYNMAALWKLPCIFICENNKYGMGTSVERAAASTDYYKRGDYIPGIRVDGMDVLCVREATKFAADHCRAGKGPIVMELQTYRYHGHSMSDPGVSYRTREEIQEVRSKSDPISMLKERMLNNNMASVEEFKKMDIAIRKEVDEATLFATSDPEPPLDELCNHIFSNSPPLEVRGTNPWSKLKSVS, encoded by the exons ATGAAAAGCATGTTGGCCATTATCTCTAACGCACTTTGTAGGATCACTGGCAAGAATGTG GGAGCCCAAACGGTATCGGAG CTGCTGATTGACCTGTCAGAGTACGTCAGTCTAACATCATCGGCGGCGCCCGCCTTGGCACAGACCCAGCGGCAACCACCTAAACCACCACCA GGTGGCCGAGTCGTCGTCGCCCGATCTTTTGCCGACTTCACTCCTCAGGCGACCTTTGACATCAAG AAATGCGACCTGCACAACCTGGAGGAGGGTCCTCCGCTGAAGGCGGAGCTGACCAGAGAGCAGGGCCTGCAGTATTACCAAACCATGCAGATGGTGAGGCGAATGGAGCTCAAAGCTGATCAGCTCTACAAGCAGAAGATCATCAGGGGCTTCTGTCACCTCTATGATGGACAG GAAGCGTGCGCTGCTGGCATTGAGGCCGCCATCAACCCCTCTGATCATCTGATCACAGCCTATCGCGCACATGGATACACGTACACCCGCGGCGTGCCGGTCAAGGAGATCCTGGCCGAGCTCACGG gccgtaaAGGCGGCGTGGCCAAAGGGAAGGGGGGCTCGATGCACATGTACGCTCCACATTTCTATGGTGGCAACGGCATTGTGGGCGCACAG GTGCCCCTGGGGGCAGGTATCGCTCTCGCCTGCCAGTACCAAGGCAACAATCAGGTGTGTGTCACGCTGTACGGAGACGGAGCAGCCAATCAG GGTCAGATCTTTGAGACGTACAACATGGCCGCTCTGTGGAAGCTGCCGTGCATTTTCATCTGCGAGAACAACAAATACGGCATGGGGACGTCTGTGGAGAGGGCCGCCGCCAGCACCGACTACTACAAGAGAGGAGACTATATACCAGGAATCAGA GTGGATGGGATGGACGTCCTGTGTGTCAGGGAGGCCACAAAGTTTGCTGCAGATCACTGCAGAGCTGGAAAG GGTCCCATCGTGATGGAGCTGCAGACGTACCGCTACCATGGCCACAGCATGAGTGACCCAGGCGTCAG CTACCGGACTCGTGAGGAGATTCAGGAGGTTCGCAGCAAAAGTGACCCCATCTCCATGCTGAAGGAGCGCATgctcaacaacaacatggcGTCTGTAGAGGAGTTCAAG AAAATGGACATCGCGATCCGTAAGGAGGTGGATGAGGCGACTCTGTTCGCCACGTCTGACCCGGAGCCGCCGCTGGACGAGCTTTGTAACCATATCTTCTCCAACAGCCCACCGCTGGAGGTCCGCGGGACAAACCCCTGGTCCAAACTGAAGTCCGTCAGCTAG